The Psychrobacter raelei genome contains the following window.
TGATGAAATAAACGGAGGATCTAAAGATGTCAGATGATAATGTCGCTGTAGTCGAGATTGACTGGGTAAGCGCCCCAAAGTTCGAAGAGTTGACCGGCATACCCAGAAGTCGGTTTTATGATTTACGAAAAGATAGTTGGAAGCAAGGTGAAGTCTGGGTTAAAGTTGACAATCGAATCTATTACTCAGTAACTGGATTTAACAAATGGCTAAATCAACAAGCAAAAAACTGCCAACAGGAGTGCGAATCCGCACCGGCAGTATCCAAATCTACTTTGAGCGACGCAAACAGCGGTACAACATCACGCTCCCACACCCGCCGACTGCGGAAGGTATCGCTGCAGCCTCTAAAATTAGAGCTGAATTAGCAACAAAAGCCGAATGGGGCATCTTAACCGATGCCGACATCAATGCCGCCAAGGGTTATCAAGCTGAATCGATAGTTACTAGCGGCGTTCTTTTCCAAGAAGTCGCACAAAAGTATCTTAAGCACTGCGAAGCCAATACTGACTCTAAGAAAGATTACTTATCAGCTCTCAATAAGCACTGGATGCCCTACTTTGCCTTGTCTCGTATTGATGAAATCACCAGTGACCAGATTAAAGATGCTATTGCCGACAGGGGTTTTAAAACTGATAAGACCTTAAATAATTGCTTGGTACCACTTCGCGGAGTTTTTGATAAAGCGGTTGAAATGAAGTTGATTGACCAAAGCTACAACCCTATGTCTGACATCAATAACAAGAAAGTGCAGACGGGGTTGCCGGACCCATTCAACAGAGATGAGATGAATGCTTTATTAACTTGGCTTGACAAGAATCTGGAAGGCAAAGATCATTTTTATTATTGGTATTTTGAAGTAGCGTTTTGGACGGGGTGCCGACCCAGTGAATTGCTTGCTCTGAGGTGGTCAGATATAGACTGGTTTAATGGGTCTATTATCATCAATAAAACGAGGGTTCGTGGTGTTGAGAAAAGCGTTACTAAAACTCATACTGTGCGCGAAGTATATCTGAATGACAGAAGCAAGGCAGCGTTTGAAGCACTACAGGCATTAAGGCTTGATGATGACTATGTGATGATATGTCCGGAAACTAGCCAGCCTTTCTTTAACGAGAAACCGCCACGACTAAGAATCAGTAGAGCTATGGAAGCGTGTCGCATTAGAAAGCGCCCAGCATATAACGCCAGGCACACCTATGCTACTATGCTGTTGATGGACGGAGTGAATCCAGTGTTTGTTGCTAATCAACTAGGCCACAGTATTCAGATGCTTATGAAAAGATACGGCCGCTGGATTCATGGTGATAAAAATAAGATTGAGATGAGTAAGCTTAGGACGGATTAGTCTGTGACGTGATTTTTGACGTGCTATCACGTCAAACAGTCCGATGTAATCTGACAACCAAAAATCAAAAGCCTTATGTTTCAAGGCTTCTTGTCGGATTGCGTCAGACTGTATAAGCTCGTAGCGGGTTCAACTCCCGCCATCTCCACCAAACACTAGAAAAGCTTGTCACATTCATTGTGGCAAGTTTTTTTTATGCCTAAAGCTTATATATCCATTTTAGGAATAGGGTTATAACTTACCAGTAATGCCCTATTTTTTTATCTTTGATAAAATGAGC
Protein-coding sequences here:
- a CDS encoding site-specific integrase, which gives rise to MAKSTSKKLPTGVRIRTGSIQIYFERRKQRYNITLPHPPTAEGIAAASKIRAELATKAEWGILTDADINAAKGYQAESIVTSGVLFQEVAQKYLKHCEANTDSKKDYLSALNKHWMPYFALSRIDEITSDQIKDAIADRGFKTDKTLNNCLVPLRGVFDKAVEMKLIDQSYNPMSDINNKKVQTGLPDPFNRDEMNALLTWLDKNLEGKDHFYYWYFEVAFWTGCRPSELLALRWSDIDWFNGSIIINKTRVRGVEKSVTKTHTVREVYLNDRSKAAFEALQALRLDDDYVMICPETSQPFFNEKPPRLRISRAMEACRIRKRPAYNARHTYATMLLMDGVNPVFVANQLGHSIQMLMKRYGRWIHGDKNKIEMSKLRTD